The genomic window GCGCACAGGCCCCAGACCAGCGGCTTACTTTAATGTGTTAATGACTGTCTTGGCGTTTCTTCATGGCACAGTTGTCTTTAGATCCACCTGGAACCAAGAGCCGATAAAGTTAGTTTTCCACTGGCTGCAAGTTGTAGATTTAGACCTGACATTTTCCGTAGATATCTCAGCAGTGAGTGTTGGGGCAATGGAATTGATAACTGGTTTAAGTCTTTTAGCGCAACTGTTCGCTTTGGGATATATGGAGAAAGATTGGGGATTGGCTCGCTTCTTTGCCCTGATGGGATTTTTTGAAGGAGCGATGACTGGCTTGGCGATTAGCGATTCATTATTGCTTAGCTATTGCCTTTTGGAAGTCCTCACCCTTTCGACATATTTACTTGTGGGGTTCTGGTATGCACAGCCCTTGGTAATAACGGCAGCAAGAGATGCTTTTTTAACTAAGCGGGTGGGAGACATCTTGCTGCTGATGGGAGTGGTGGCGCTAGCGACTTTATCGGGAACCTTGGATTTTCCCGATTTGTATGAGTGGGCAGAAACTGCCACCTTGTCACCACTGACGGCAACTTTGTTAGGTTTGGCTTTGATTGCTGGCCCTACCGGAAAATGCGCCCAATTTCCGCTGCACCTTTGGCTGGATGAAGCGATGGAAGGGCCTAATCCAGCTTCCATCTTGCGGAACTCGGTGGTGGTAGCTTGCGGCGCATATGTGCTGATTAAACTCCAGCCTGTGTTAATTCTTTCGCCTGTGGCTTCAAGCGCATTGGTAGTAATTGGGACGGTAACAGCGATAGGTGCTTGTTTGGTAGCGATCGCTCAAATTGACATTAAACGCGCCTTGTCCCATTCCACCAGCGCTTACTTGGGTTTAGTATTTATCGCCGTCGGAACGCAATGGACGGGTTTCGCTTTGATGTTGTTATTTGCTCACGCGATCGCCAAAGCTCTCTTATTCATGAGCATTGGCTGTGTGATCTTGACAACTAACAGCCAAAACCTCACAGAAATGGGCGGTCTTTGGTCGCGGATGCCAGCTACCACCACCGCCTTTGTCGTCGGTAGCGCTGGATTAATTGGACTACTCCCACTGGGCGGATTTTGGGCATTGCGCCTGGGAATGGATGACTTTTGGACACACCAACCCTGGCTGGTGACAGTATTGCTGATAGTTAATGGCTTGACAGCATTAAATTTAACCCGCGTGTTTCGTCTGATTTTCTTGGGTGAACCCCAACCGAAGGCGAAAAGAGCGCCAGAAGTGCCTTGGACTATGGCTGTGCCAATGGTGAGTTTGATAGTGTTAACTCTCCTAGTACCATTGATGATGCAAAGCTTGTCACTGTTGCCTGATTGGGAGTACCTGAACAAACCAGCCCTATTGCTAGTGATGATATCTGGCTTAATCGGCTGTAGCTTCGGAGCAGTTATTTATCTGCCGAGAAATTGGTCTAGATCGATTCGGGTTCCCTTCCGATTTCTCCAAGACTTGTTCGCCTACGACTTTTACATCGACCGACTTTACCGCCTGAGTGTAGTTTTTGCTGTCGATCGGCTTTCCCGGTTAAATGCTTGGATTGATCGCTACGTGGTAGATGGACTGGTTAACCTGGTTGGTGTTGCTACCATTTTCAGCGGGCAAAGCTTGAAATACAACGTTTCCGGTCAGTCCCAGTTTTATTTACTAACTATCCTCCTGGGTTTAAGCGGTTTAACAATTCTGATGCTCTGGCCAATTTTAACTTTGTTAAGCGCTGAAATTTTTTAATTTGCCATACAAGAGTTAGAAATTAGGAATTAAGAACTTCTAACTCTTAACTTTCTCCCCAGTCCCCAGTCCCTAGTCCCTAATCCCTATCATGCTTAGTGCTTTAATTTGGTTGCCTGTATTAGGCGCTCTCATAGTTGGGTTTTGGCCCCAGCTCACCGCCCAAGTTGCCCGTCGAGTGTCGTTGGTGGTTATGGGTGGCGTTTTAATTTGGTCTATTCTACTGGTGAGTCAGTTTCAACCAGAGGATGGACTCCTACAGTTTTCTGAGTTCATTCTTTGGATTGATACATTAGGTTTGACCTATCATCTTGGTGTGGATGGTTTGTCTTTGCCTTTACTGGTTTTAAATAGTCTTTTAACACTAATTGCCCTCTACAGCACTGATGATTCTATCAACAGACCACGGTTTTATTACTCTTTGATTTTGCTTTTAAATGCCGGAGTTTCAGGGGCATTTTTGGCGCAGGATTTGCTGCTGTTTTTCCTGTTTTATGAGGTGGAACTGATTCCGCTGTATCTGTTGATTGCTATTTGGGGAGGAGAAAAGCGCAGCTACGCAGCAACAAAATTTCTGATTTATACCGCAGTTTCGGGAATTTTGCTCCTCGCATCTTTCTTTGGGCTGGTTTTGCTCAGCGGGGGAACTACATTTGAGTTTGAAAAATTGTATGCCTTGTCCTTACCTTTAGGCACACAACTACTACTGCTGTCTGGAATTTTGATAGGCTTTGGTATTAAGATACCTTTAGTGCCATTCCATACGTGGTTGCCAGATGCCCACGTAGAAGCATCAACCCCAGTTTCAGTGCTGTTAGCGGGAGTGCTGTTGAAGTTGGGAACATACGGGTTGCTACGTTTTGGCTTAGGGTTGTTCCCCCAGGCTTGGGCGTATCTGGCTCCCTGGCTGGCTACTTGGGCGGCGGTGAGCGTACTGTATGGTGCCTTCACAGCGATCGCGCAAACAGATATGAAAAAAATGGTCGCCTATAGCTCAATCGCTCATATGGGCTACATTCTTTTAGCAGCAGCAGCAGCAACTCCCGTAAGCATTTTGGCAGCTGTCTTCCAAATGATCAGCCACGGCTTAATTTCCGCACTGCTGTTTCTCCTTGTCGGTGTCGTTTACAAAAAAACTGGCAGCCGCGATTTAGATGTCCTCAAAGGTTTACTCAACCCAGAACGCGGCTTGCCCCTAATTGGTAGTCTAATGGTATTGGGGGTGATGGCTAGCTCTGGTATTCCCGGTATGGTGGGCTTTATTTCCGAATTTTTGGTATTTCGGGGCAGTTTTCCAGTATTTCCCGTTCAAACCCTGTTGTGCATGGTGGGTACAGGTTTAACAGCAGTGTACTTCTTGCTGCTGGTTAACCGCACCTTCTTTGGACGCCTTTCCGAACGAGTGATGAATTTGCCACCAGTAGAGTGGAGCGATCGCTATCCGTCTATATTTTTAGCTATCCTGATCGTCATTCTGGGAATCTCTCCCAACTGGGTAGCGCGTTGGAGTGAAACCACGACAACAGCAATGATTACACGACCAGCGATCGCGCAAATTTCTTCTGTTAATAGTCATTAGTCGCTTGCTATCTTTTAATGGCTAATTGTTAACCGTAATAAACAAAATATCACTTAGCCATACACAAGATAGCTAATGACTAATGACTAATGGCTAATGACTAAGGAGTACCAGCAATGATCGGCACCACATTAAAATCTTCAAATCACCCTCTGGCAGAGTACATTAACCGACTAATGAATGGGGGTGCCTTACTACCCGACACACCAGAAAATGTGATGGAAGTTGTAGGGATTCTCAAAAGTTATGGAATAGTTTTAGATGCTTATTCTAAAAATCTCATCTACATCGCTGAACATCAATTTTTAGTGCTTTTTCCCTTTTTTAAATACTTCAATGGCGACATTTCTCTAAAAAAATTGCTGCGCCACTGGTGGCACGACCGGATTAATTATGAGTACGCTGAATACTGCATGAGGGGAATGCTGTGGCACGGTGGCGGCGGTTTAGATACTTACCTGGATTCTCCAGAATTTAAAGCCCGAATAGAGCCCGCAATCCAAGCAGCAATTAAACACAACTTCCTTATCCAAGGACTCAATAGCCTATTTCCAGAATTCTTGCCAGAACAGGTGCGAACCTTGACTTATTACAGTGGGCTGGGGCAATTCTGGCGGGTGATGAGCGATATGTTTATCGAGTTATCTGACAGATACGATAGCGGAGAAATTAAATCAATTCCCGACGTGGTAGAACATATCCGCGCCGGATTAGTTGCAGCTGCTAACTTGCCGATTACATATGCCGTGCCAATTAAAGGACAGGTGTATGAAATAATTCCCAAAGAAGTCGGTTTAACTTTTCTAGCAGATACAGCAATACCCTACGTAGAAGCGATTTTCTTCCGGGGAACGCCTTTTCAAGGTACAGTTTCTTTTAATGCTCAGGCACAGCAAATTTCCCCAGACCAAAGTAGATTTGATTATGGCGCTTTGTATGCCGATCCGTTACCGATTGGCGGTGCTGGAATTCCACCAACTTTGCTGATGCAAGATATGCGGCACTTCTTGCCAGACTATATGCATGATATCTACCGCCGCAGCCGTCGAGGAGAAGATGATTTGCGGGTACAAATTTGCATCAGTTTTCAAAAGTCAATGTTCTGCGTAACAACCGCTACCATGTTTGGATTGGCACCCTACCCTATCGATTCCACTGATAAAGATCAGCAGCAAGCAAATCGGGCTTATTTTGCAAATTGGATGGATCGATTCCTCAACTCTCGCTTGACTGATGTTAATAACTAGGGCATCGGTATAGTATTCAAAATTGGGGCTAAAAAACCCGGTTTCTTTCCTCGTTCCCAGTCAGAGACTGGGAATGCTATTGATGAGG from Funiculus sociatus GB2-C1 includes these protein-coding regions:
- a CDS encoding NAD(P)H-quinone oxidoreductase subunit F, encoding MTEFLTQTSWWVPFYSLMGAVLTLPWSTGIIRRTGPRPAAYFNVLMTVLAFLHGTVVFRSTWNQEPIKLVFHWLQVVDLDLTFSVDISAVSVGAMELITGLSLLAQLFALGYMEKDWGLARFFALMGFFEGAMTGLAISDSLLLSYCLLEVLTLSTYLLVGFWYAQPLVITAARDAFLTKRVGDILLLMGVVALATLSGTLDFPDLYEWAETATLSPLTATLLGLALIAGPTGKCAQFPLHLWLDEAMEGPNPASILRNSVVVACGAYVLIKLQPVLILSPVASSALVVIGTVTAIGACLVAIAQIDIKRALSHSTSAYLGLVFIAVGTQWTGFALMLLFAHAIAKALLFMSIGCVILTTNSQNLTEMGGLWSRMPATTTAFVVGSAGLIGLLPLGGFWALRLGMDDFWTHQPWLVTVLLIVNGLTALNLTRVFRLIFLGEPQPKAKRAPEVPWTMAVPMVSLIVLTLLVPLMMQSLSLLPDWEYLNKPALLLVMISGLIGCSFGAVIYLPRNWSRSIRVPFRFLQDLFAYDFYIDRLYRLSVVFAVDRLSRLNAWIDRYVVDGLVNLVGVATIFSGQSLKYNVSGQSQFYLLTILLGLSGLTILMLWPILTLLSAEIF
- a CDS encoding NADH-quinone oxidoreductase subunit M: MLSALIWLPVLGALIVGFWPQLTAQVARRVSLVVMGGVLIWSILLVSQFQPEDGLLQFSEFILWIDTLGLTYHLGVDGLSLPLLVLNSLLTLIALYSTDDSINRPRFYYSLILLLNAGVSGAFLAQDLLLFFLFYEVELIPLYLLIAIWGGEKRSYAATKFLIYTAVSGILLLASFFGLVLLSGGTTFEFEKLYALSLPLGTQLLLLSGILIGFGIKIPLVPFHTWLPDAHVEASTPVSVLLAGVLLKLGTYGLLRFGLGLFPQAWAYLAPWLATWAAVSVLYGAFTAIAQTDMKKMVAYSSIAHMGYILLAAAAATPVSILAAVFQMISHGLISALLFLLVGVVYKKTGSRDLDVLKGLLNPERGLPLIGSLMVLGVMASSGIPGMVGFISEFLVFRGSFPVFPVQTLLCMVGTGLTAVYFLLLVNRTFFGRLSERVMNLPPVEWSDRYPSIFLAILIVILGISPNWVARWSETTTTAMITRPAIAQISSVNSH
- a CDS encoding CO2 hydration protein, which gives rise to MIGTTLKSSNHPLAEYINRLMNGGALLPDTPENVMEVVGILKSYGIVLDAYSKNLIYIAEHQFLVLFPFFKYFNGDISLKKLLRHWWHDRINYEYAEYCMRGMLWHGGGGLDTYLDSPEFKARIEPAIQAAIKHNFLIQGLNSLFPEFLPEQVRTLTYYSGLGQFWRVMSDMFIELSDRYDSGEIKSIPDVVEHIRAGLVAAANLPITYAVPIKGQVYEIIPKEVGLTFLADTAIPYVEAIFFRGTPFQGTVSFNAQAQQISPDQSRFDYGALYADPLPIGGAGIPPTLLMQDMRHFLPDYMHDIYRRSRRGEDDLRVQICISFQKSMFCVTTATMFGLAPYPIDSTDKDQQQANRAYFANWMDRFLNSRLTDVNN